A genomic segment from Actinoplanes sichuanensis encodes:
- a CDS encoding DUF6882 domain-containing protein, translated as MSPFEALFAQHVATGMARQLALADLLGDRGWQLDLNAGLVTFGNDLRYPVQLLGTESHADRTWLWAWANSASNLDPTLLQLAGWLREHGRGEGIREFYEPSLRLDHIDGHRLSLVASGLTGRPYYRGTYNGGAIFFHLENLPSKVQGAVPPERVFTVLGQVLQAFAVDHRTVVVSFLRQQGWRVDDNKGGVLGRHPDGSHMRVTFDQMGRISDLSGQVQPH; from the coding sequence GTGTCCCCGTTCGAAGCCCTGTTCGCTCAGCATGTCGCCACCGGCATGGCTCGCCAGCTGGCGCTCGCCGACCTGCTCGGCGACCGCGGCTGGCAGCTCGACCTGAACGCCGGTCTGGTCACGTTCGGTAACGATCTGCGCTACCCGGTGCAGTTGCTGGGCACGGAGAGTCACGCTGACCGCACCTGGCTGTGGGCCTGGGCCAACAGTGCCAGCAACCTGGACCCGACACTGCTCCAGCTCGCCGGATGGCTGCGGGAGCACGGCCGTGGTGAGGGCATCCGCGAGTTCTACGAGCCGTCGCTGCGGCTCGACCACATCGACGGTCACCGTCTGTCGCTGGTCGCGTCCGGGTTGACCGGCCGTCCCTACTATCGGGGCACGTACAACGGTGGCGCGATCTTCTTCCATCTGGAGAACCTGCCGTCGAAGGTGCAGGGCGCGGTTCCGCCGGAGCGGGTCTTCACCGTCCTCGGGCAGGTGTTGCAGGCCTTCGCCGTCGATCACCGCACCGTGGTGGTGTCCTTCCTGCGTCAGCAGGGCTGGCGGGTCGACGACAACAAGGGCGGTGTCCTGGGCCGACACCCGGACGGCTCCCACATGCGGGTCACCTTCGACCAGATGGGCCGGATCAGCGACCTGAGCGGTCAGGTCCAGCCGCACTGA
- a CDS encoding FAD-dependent monooxygenase — MDFDVIIAGCGPVGAMLAAELRLHDVRVLVLEKDTEPTSFARIVGLHIRSLELLAMRGLLDRVRARGRQRPAGAYFAAIDKPAPPGVDSAHAYLLGIPQPVLVDLLEEHTIALGAQVRRGLAVTGFDQDDDGVTVELTDGQRLRARYLVGCDGARSTVRKLLGVGFPGEPARNWTLMGEMEIGVAPEEVGTAMREAARRDRRFMVMPAGPGVYRVIVPAADSGAPPTIEEFRQRLEEFAGTDFAVHSPRWLSRFGDATRLADSYRVGRVLLAGDAAHIHPPIGGQGLNLGIQDAFNLGWKLAGQVAGWAPETLLDTYQAERHPVAADVLDNTRAQTALLADEPGARAARRLLTELMDIDEVNRRLLDKITAIGVRYDLGTDHDLVGRRLPDADVTGGRLYDLLHRGRGLLLDRTGKLTADGWTDRVDRLTDPVAALEVPALLLRPDGHVAWIGDDQVELVGHLARWFGDRTP; from the coding sequence ATGGACTTCGACGTGATCATCGCCGGCTGCGGGCCGGTCGGTGCGATGCTGGCCGCCGAACTGCGGCTGCACGACGTACGGGTGCTCGTCCTCGAGAAGGACACCGAGCCGACCTCGTTCGCCCGCATCGTCGGCCTGCACATCCGTAGCCTTGAACTGCTGGCCATGCGCGGGCTGCTGGACCGTGTCCGTGCGCGGGGGCGGCAGCGCCCGGCCGGCGCCTACTTCGCCGCCATCGACAAACCGGCGCCCCCCGGCGTCGACTCGGCCCACGCCTACCTGTTGGGCATCCCCCAGCCGGTCCTCGTCGACCTGCTCGAAGAGCACACGATCGCGCTGGGCGCGCAAGTCCGGCGCGGTCTGGCCGTGACCGGCTTCGACCAGGACGACGACGGCGTGACCGTCGAACTGACCGACGGGCAACGGCTGCGCGCCCGCTATCTCGTCGGCTGCGACGGCGCCCGCAGCACGGTCCGCAAACTGCTCGGCGTCGGGTTCCCCGGTGAGCCGGCCCGCAACTGGACCCTGATGGGCGAGATGGAGATCGGTGTAGCGCCGGAGGAGGTCGGCACCGCGATGCGGGAGGCCGCCCGGCGCGACAGGCGGTTCATGGTCATGCCGGCCGGTCCCGGCGTGTACCGGGTCATCGTTCCGGCGGCGGACTCCGGCGCGCCGCCGACCATCGAGGAGTTCCGGCAGCGGCTCGAGGAGTTCGCCGGAACCGACTTCGCGGTGCATTCGCCGCGCTGGCTGTCCCGGTTCGGTGACGCCACCCGGCTGGCCGACAGTTACCGTGTCGGGCGGGTGCTGCTGGCCGGCGACGCGGCCCACATCCACCCGCCGATCGGCGGGCAGGGGCTCAACCTGGGCATCCAGGACGCGTTCAACCTGGGCTGGAAACTGGCCGGGCAGGTCGCGGGCTGGGCACCGGAGACGCTGCTCGACACCTACCAGGCCGAGCGTCATCCGGTCGCCGCCGACGTCCTCGACAACACCCGCGCCCAGACGGCTCTGCTGGCCGACGAGCCCGGCGCACGGGCGGCCCGGCGACTGCTGACCGAACTGATGGACATCGACGAGGTGAACCGGCGCCTGCTGGACAAGATCACCGCGATCGGAGTCCGGTACGACCTCGGCACCGACCATGACCTGGTCGGCCGGCGTCTGCCCGACGCCGATGTCACGGGCGGCCGACTCTACGATCTGCTGCACCGCGGGCGTGGCCTGCTGTTGGACCGCACCGGCAAGCTGACCGCCGACGGCTGGACCGACCGGGTCGACCGGCTCACCGACCCGGTGGCGGCGCTCGAGGTCCCGGCGCTGCTGCTGCGCCCGGACGGCCACGTCGCCTGGATCGGCGACGACCAGGTGGAACTCGTGGGCCACCTGGCCCGATGGTTCGGCGACCGGACACCCTGA
- a CDS encoding VOC family protein encodes MTSIQPIVGTPDLPRLRAFYEAVLGAQQTLRVPEEGAEFYVELRIGATTLGLVQEQNTEIGAPVRIILSAEVADVDALLPVVESAGGSVPGQPNDMPWGQRVAHVLDPDGNMLNLTRWLGDGLPS; translated from the coding sequence ATGACCTCTATCCAGCCCATCGTCGGTACGCCCGATCTGCCCCGGCTGCGCGCCTTCTACGAGGCGGTTCTCGGTGCGCAGCAGACCCTCCGAGTGCCCGAGGAAGGTGCCGAGTTCTACGTCGAACTGCGGATCGGCGCCACCACGCTCGGGCTCGTGCAGGAGCAGAACACCGAGATCGGAGCACCGGTACGGATCATCCTCAGCGCTGAGGTGGCAGACGTCGACGCGTTGCTGCCGGTGGTCGAGTCGGCCGGCGGCAGCGTGCCGGGACAGCCCAACGACATGCCGTGGGGTCAGCGGGTCGCGCACGTGCTCGACCCGGACGGCAACATGCTCAACCTGACCAGGTGGCTCGGGGACGGGCTCCCGTCCTGA
- a CDS encoding GNAT family N-acetyltransferase, with translation MTYQVRPLGPEDQQLAWDLGSLAFGYHERPMPDGWVSDSPGRHTLGVFDPAGRMVAKAVDREQDQWFGGRVVPVSGVAGVATAAELRGRGLGRLVLTRLLQSARERGAVLSSLFDTTPAPYRALGWEEVGVLVYHRAQTRVLAEIRPDSGTTLRPAAEADLPAVDEIYREVARTGTGMMERSGPAFAAAPAERLAEHHGFTVAVDGSGTVVGFARWDRGPGYDAGGRLTVEDLIGLTPAATRTLLAMLGGWASVAPTVLIRLGGADPVWSLLARGDAAPESAHPWMLRVVDAPGAVAARGWPPHLTGEVDLDLADDVCPWHQGRHRLVLGGGHGRLEPGGAGIVRLTPRGLASWYAGGATPQQLRRSGLLAGGDTSTDEFLRAATAGPVPTLHDYF, from the coding sequence GTGACGTATCAGGTGAGGCCGCTCGGGCCGGAGGATCAGCAGCTCGCGTGGGATCTCGGGAGCCTGGCTTTCGGATACCACGAGCGGCCCATGCCGGACGGCTGGGTCTCGGACTCCCCTGGCCGGCACACGCTCGGGGTCTTCGACCCGGCCGGGCGGATGGTCGCCAAGGCGGTCGACCGGGAGCAGGACCAGTGGTTCGGCGGCCGGGTCGTGCCGGTCAGCGGCGTCGCCGGTGTGGCGACCGCCGCCGAGCTGCGTGGGCGTGGCCTGGGCCGGCTCGTGTTGACCCGGCTGTTGCAGAGTGCCCGGGAACGCGGCGCGGTGCTCAGCTCGCTGTTCGACACCACCCCGGCGCCGTACCGGGCGCTGGGCTGGGAGGAGGTCGGCGTGCTGGTCTACCACCGGGCGCAGACCCGGGTGCTGGCCGAGATCCGCCCCGATTCCGGTACGACGCTGCGCCCGGCGGCCGAGGCCGACCTCCCGGCCGTCGACGAGATCTACCGCGAGGTCGCCCGGACGGGCACCGGCATGATGGAGCGATCCGGGCCCGCCTTCGCCGCGGCCCCCGCCGAACGGCTGGCCGAGCATCACGGCTTCACCGTCGCCGTCGACGGCTCCGGCACCGTCGTCGGATTCGCCAGATGGGATCGCGGCCCCGGTTACGACGCCGGCGGCAGACTCACCGTGGAGGATCTGATCGGGCTGACGCCCGCCGCGACGCGTACGTTGCTGGCGATGCTCGGCGGCTGGGCCAGTGTCGCGCCGACCGTCCTGATCCGGCTGGGCGGCGCCGACCCGGTCTGGTCGCTGCTGGCCCGGGGCGACGCCGCGCCGGAGTCCGCACACCCGTGGATGCTGCGTGTCGTCGACGCGCCCGGTGCGGTCGCCGCGCGCGGCTGGCCACCGCATCTGACCGGCGAGGTCGACCTGGACCTGGCGGACGACGTCTGCCCCTGGCATCAGGGGCGCCACCGGCTGGTGCTGGGCGGCGGGCACGGTCGGCTGGAGCCGGGCGGCGCGGGGATCGTGCGGCTGACACCCCGGGGCCTGGCCTCGTGGTATGCGGGCGGTGCGACGCCCCAGCAGTTGCGCCGCAGCGGTCTGCTGGCCGGCGGCGACACGTCGACCGACGAATTCCTGCGCGCCGCGACCGCCGGCCCCGTGCCGACACTGCACGACTACTTCTGA
- a CDS encoding alpha/beta hydrolase, whose amino-acid sequence MGITYVLIHSPSVGPATWAPVADRLPGSIVPSLLHVADTEPPFWPAVAETVAAAIGALPAGERVVLVAHSNAGLFVPSVVAASDRTVEALVFVDAAVPARPGPTAVVSPEFLPFLRAKADADGRLPPWTSWWDETDVAPMFPDARTRRVVEAEQPRLPLAYYEQHIPAPPGWDHRTCGYVLFAPPYETIAADCGWPVEHLPGHHLHQLVDPDAVAEAIRKLSHSG is encoded by the coding sequence ATGGGAATCACGTACGTGCTCATCCACAGCCCGTCGGTCGGCCCGGCCACGTGGGCGCCGGTCGCGGATCGTCTGCCCGGCTCGATCGTCCCGTCGCTGCTGCACGTGGCCGACACGGAACCGCCGTTCTGGCCCGCCGTCGCGGAGACCGTCGCCGCGGCGATCGGCGCCCTCCCGGCCGGCGAGCGGGTGGTCCTGGTCGCGCACAGCAACGCGGGCCTGTTCGTTCCGTCGGTGGTGGCGGCCTCCGACCGTACCGTCGAGGCCCTGGTGTTCGTGGACGCCGCGGTGCCGGCCCGGCCGGGCCCGACCGCGGTGGTCTCCCCCGAGTTCCTGCCGTTCCTGCGGGCGAAGGCCGACGCCGACGGCCGCCTGCCGCCGTGGACCAGCTGGTGGGACGAAACGGACGTGGCCCCGATGTTCCCGGACGCGCGGACCCGGCGGGTGGTCGAGGCGGAGCAGCCGCGCCTTCCGCTGGCCTACTACGAGCAGCACATCCCGGCGCCGCCCGGCTGGGACCACCGCACCTGCGGATACGTGCTGTTCGCGCCGCCCTACGAGACGATCGCCGCGGACTGCGGCTGGCCGGTCGAACATCTGCCCGGTCACCATCTGCATCAGCTCGTCGACCCGGACGCGGTTGCGGAGGCGATCCGGAAGTTGTCACATTCGGGTTAG
- a CDS encoding sigma-70 family RNA polymerase sigma factor: MKQLLKEREGAVPASVRSDLEHIFRAAYPRVVGVAARVLGSRDEAEDVAQETFLAFGRTTVPAGEAVGWLCVAAAHTALNHLRSGRRRVSREEAASDRVGVAPDVAETVVAKEEQQRVRAALSRLPRKQAVALVLRHSGLSYAEVAAALDLSPASVGTTVRRAESALREELNRHASSR; the protein is encoded by the coding sequence GTGAAGCAACTGTTGAAGGAGCGGGAGGGCGCCGTGCCGGCCTCCGTGCGATCCGACCTGGAGCACATATTCCGGGCGGCCTATCCGAGAGTGGTCGGGGTGGCCGCCCGCGTGCTCGGGTCCCGCGACGAGGCCGAGGACGTCGCCCAGGAGACCTTCCTGGCGTTCGGCCGGACCACCGTCCCGGCCGGTGAGGCGGTCGGCTGGTTGTGTGTGGCGGCGGCGCACACGGCGCTCAACCATCTGCGGTCCGGGCGGCGGCGGGTCTCCCGGGAGGAGGCGGCGTCCGATCGGGTCGGCGTCGCCCCGGACGTCGCCGAGACCGTCGTGGCCAAAGAGGAGCAGCAGAGGGTACGGGCGGCGCTGTCCCGCCTCCCCCGCAAGCAGGCCGTGGCCCTGGTCCTGCGGCACAGCGGCCTGAGTTACGCCGAGGTGGCGGCCGCCCTCGACCTTTCCCCGGCCAGCGTCGGCACGACCGTGCGACGCGCCGAGTCCGCCCTTCGTGAGGAGTTGAACCGTCATGCGTCATCCCGGTGA
- a CDS encoding ABC transporter ATP-binding protein produces the protein MGEVIDSPAVWVSHLRKRYKRRTAVDGVSFTVGRGEVLGLLGPNGAGKTSVIKMMLGLVRPDAGEVMLLGRPHTDPRSRERVGYLPELFRYQPWLSADEVLRLHVRLAGVQVGDRDRRESLALVGLADRAADRVGGFSKGMQQRLGLAVALVAGPDLVVLDEPTSALDPLGRADVRDLLLSLKDRGVAVLLNSHLIGEVERVCDRVVILDHGRVAASGTLAELLGRRTLRLSLTDVSAEAAATLEPFTRDGDAYTITMPDDVPALVADLVKRGVRVHSVEPARMSLEERLLEVLRENS, from the coding sequence GTGGGCGAAGTGATCGACTCGCCCGCCGTGTGGGTCTCCCACCTGCGGAAACGTTACAAACGCCGGACCGCGGTCGACGGTGTCTCGTTCACCGTCGGCCGTGGGGAGGTGCTGGGCCTGCTCGGCCCGAACGGGGCGGGCAAGACCAGCGTGATCAAGATGATGTTGGGACTGGTCCGGCCGGACGCGGGCGAGGTGATGCTGCTCGGCCGGCCGCACACCGACCCGCGGTCCCGGGAACGCGTCGGGTACCTGCCTGAGCTGTTCCGCTACCAGCCCTGGCTCAGTGCCGACGAGGTGCTGCGATTGCACGTACGGCTGGCGGGGGTGCAGGTCGGTGACCGGGACCGGCGGGAAAGCCTGGCCCTCGTCGGCCTGGCCGACCGGGCAGCCGATCGAGTCGGGGGTTTCTCGAAGGGCATGCAGCAGCGCCTCGGCCTCGCGGTGGCCCTCGTCGCGGGTCCGGACCTGGTCGTTCTCGACGAGCCGACGAGCGCGCTCGATCCTCTCGGCCGGGCCGACGTGCGGGATCTGTTGCTGTCACTGAAGGATCGCGGCGTCGCCGTGCTGCTGAACTCGCACCTGATCGGCGAGGTCGAACGGGTCTGTGACCGGGTGGTGATCCTCGATCACGGCCGGGTCGCCGCCTCCGGGACACTCGCCGAACTGCTCGGACGCCGGACGCTGCGGCTGTCGCTGACCGACGTGTCGGCCGAAGCGGCGGCCACCCTCGAACCGTTCACCCGAGACGGCGACGCCTACACCATCACGATGCCCGACGACGTCCCGGCGCTCGTCGCCGACCTGGTCAAACGAGGCGTCCGGGTGCATTCGGTGGAACCGGCCCGGATGAGCCTGGAAGAACGTCTGCTCGAAGTGCTGCGGGAGAACTCGTGA
- a CDS encoding ABC transporter permease has translation MRIVLTIAALTLREAARRRVLRSLGALTAVLLALSAWGFSEISADYGGLTSGEAKVSGSIVLNLVMFGFSLIAALGTAFLAGPTLSGEVESGVALAMMTRPIRRAQVLTGKWLGLVAFGAGFVTVAGIAQFVIVHATVDYWPPHPVTGLALLAGQTAALLTLGLLFSTAISPMASGIVAVGLFGATWIAGIVGSVGSALGNPNVEMVGTVSRMLLPTDGLWRGAMNSFQDPALIAQTGSGVEESPFLSMHPLTGTYLLWAAVWTGLVLSLAALSFQRRDL, from the coding sequence GTGAGAATCGTGCTGACCATCGCCGCGCTCACCCTCCGGGAGGCGGCCCGCCGTAGGGTGCTGCGGTCGCTCGGCGCGCTGACCGCGGTACTGCTGGCGCTGAGCGCGTGGGGCTTCTCCGAGATCTCCGCCGACTACGGTGGTCTGACCAGCGGCGAGGCCAAGGTCTCCGGGTCGATCGTGCTCAACCTGGTGATGTTCGGGTTCAGCCTGATCGCCGCGCTCGGCACCGCGTTCCTGGCCGGACCGACGCTGTCCGGCGAGGTCGAATCGGGCGTGGCGCTGGCCATGATGACCAGGCCGATCCGGCGCGCGCAGGTGCTGACCGGAAAATGGCTGGGCCTCGTCGCGTTCGGGGCGGGATTCGTGACGGTCGCCGGCATCGCGCAGTTCGTGATCGTGCATGCCACCGTCGACTACTGGCCGCCACATCCGGTGACCGGGCTGGCGCTGCTCGCCGGGCAGACGGCCGCGCTGCTCACCCTGGGCCTGCTGTTCTCGACCGCGATCTCGCCGATGGCCTCGGGAATCGTCGCGGTCGGCCTGTTCGGGGCGACGTGGATCGCCGGGATCGTCGGCTCGGTCGGCAGTGCCCTCGGCAACCCGAACGTCGAAATGGTCGGCACCGTGTCCAGAATGCTGCTGCCGACCGACGGCCTCTGGCGTGGCGCGATGAACTCCTTTCAGGACCCGGCCCTGATCGCGCAGACCGGATCCGGGGTCGAGGAGTCGCCCTTCCTGAGCATGCATCCGCTCACCGGCACCTACCTGCTGTGGGCGGCGGTCTGGACCGGGCTGGTGCTGTCACTGGCCGCGCTGTCGTTCCAGCGCCGCGACCTGTGA
- a CDS encoding RNA polymerase sigma factor, producing the protein MTDAERDALLVVRAQLGDRQALGELVGHWHLPVWRYVRAMLGDRARADDVSQEAWARALRALPGLRQPERFAPWLLTIARRSVQANIRQGYDIEPAPEPVTADEATGVLDRAQVTEGLAGLPEREREVLILFYLHDLALDDCAQVLGVPPGTVKSRLNRARRQLREQMIKKGYTT; encoded by the coding sequence GTGACTGATGCGGAGCGGGACGCGCTGCTCGTGGTGCGGGCGCAACTCGGGGATCGGCAGGCCCTCGGTGAACTGGTCGGGCACTGGCATCTGCCGGTGTGGCGGTATGTGCGGGCGATGCTCGGCGACCGGGCCCGCGCCGACGACGTCAGCCAGGAGGCGTGGGCCCGTGCGCTGCGGGCGCTGCCCGGACTGCGGCAACCCGAACGCTTCGCACCGTGGCTGCTCACCATCGCCCGGCGGTCGGTCCAGGCCAACATACGGCAGGGGTACGACATCGAGCCCGCCCCCGAACCGGTCACCGCTGACGAGGCCACCGGCGTCCTCGACCGCGCCCAGGTCACCGAAGGGCTGGCCGGGCTGCCGGAACGGGAACGGGAGGTGCTGATCCTGTTCTACCTGCACGATCTGGCCCTCGACGACTGCGCTCAGGTGCTCGGCGTGCCGCCGGGCACCGTGAAGTCGCGCCTGAACCGGGCCCGCCGGCAACTACGCGAGCAGATGATCAAGAAGGGGTACACGACGTGA
- the lexA gene encoding transcriptional repressor LexA, whose product MGQDLQVLPEEEFDTSVLPERLRRILAVIRDAAVKHGYAPSTREIADALGMSSSSVSRHLRTLEDHGFLRRGRTVSRPVDIRMFLESDEPTRAPADTVGVPLVGTIAAGTPILAAEHAEELLNLPRDLVGRGTLFSLRVQGDSMIDAAICDGDIVVVRQQSEAWNGDIVAAMIDEEATVKVFQRRSGRIFLEPRNPAYDPIPGDQAVILGKVVSVLRRV is encoded by the coding sequence ATGGGGCAAGATCTCCAGGTGCTGCCCGAGGAAGAGTTCGACACGTCCGTCCTGCCCGAGCGTCTGCGCCGCATCCTGGCGGTGATCCGCGACGCCGCGGTGAAACACGGTTACGCCCCGTCGACCCGCGAGATCGCCGACGCCCTGGGCATGTCATCGTCCTCGGTGAGCCGCCATCTGCGCACCCTCGAGGACCACGGTTTCCTCCGTCGCGGCCGCACGGTGTCCCGCCCGGTCGACATCCGGATGTTCCTGGAGTCCGACGAGCCCACCCGGGCTCCGGCCGACACGGTGGGCGTCCCCCTGGTCGGCACCATCGCCGCGGGCACCCCGATCCTGGCCGCCGAACACGCCGAGGAACTCCTGAACCTCCCCCGCGACCTGGTCGGCCGGGGCACCCTGTTCAGCCTCCGGGTCCAGGGCGACTCGATGATCGACGCGGCCATCTGCGACGGCGACATCGTGGTGGTACGCCAGCAGTCCGAAGCATGGAACGGCGACATCGTGGCCGCGATGATCGACGAGGAGGCCACCGTGAAGGTCTTCCAGCGGCGATCCGGCCGGATATTCTTGGAGCCCCGCAACCCGGCCTACGACCCGATCCCCGGCGACCAGGCGGTGATCCTCGGCAAGGTCGTCTCCGTCCTACGCCGAGTCTGA